Proteins encoded in a region of the Paenibacillus pedocola genome:
- a CDS encoding ArsR/SmtB family transcription factor, whose amino-acid sequence MYLTTDSESLKVYEALASEVRLRIIDLLGTEEMHIKELASKLYLSSAIVSSHVAKLQKAGIVSSQMKRIDGGTYKYCSLSANFLQIKLSGTKGIARKVVEVSVPVGHYTDLQASPTCGIATTEKLIGYYDDPRYFLDPERVDAGILWFAKGYAEYKVPNYLFMDQKVQEIEISLEVGSEAPHINEKWPSDILFSLNGHDLGKWTSPGDFGVMRGRLTPAWWNSDVNQYGLLKVLRVNRGGTYIDGQKISAVTLDDVCWQQDQWTFRLTAEDSTRRRGGLTLFGRGFGNYEQDIVFRVYYE is encoded by the coding sequence GTGTACTTAACAACTGATTCTGAATCTCTTAAGGTGTATGAAGCACTGGCCAGCGAGGTCCGTCTGAGGATTATCGACCTGCTGGGCACGGAGGAAATGCATATTAAAGAACTGGCATCGAAGCTGTACCTCAGCAGTGCCATTGTCAGCTCCCATGTTGCTAAACTGCAGAAAGCCGGCATTGTCAGCTCACAAATGAAAAGAATCGACGGAGGCACCTATAAATACTGCTCCCTGTCCGCCAATTTCCTGCAGATCAAGCTGTCCGGAACGAAGGGGATCGCCAGAAAAGTAGTGGAGGTATCCGTCCCCGTAGGCCATTATACAGATTTGCAGGCTTCACCTACCTGCGGGATTGCCACGACGGAGAAATTAATCGGATATTATGATGATCCGCGTTATTTTCTTGATCCGGAGCGGGTGGATGCTGGCATTCTATGGTTTGCCAAAGGGTATGCCGAATATAAAGTACCTAATTATCTGTTTATGGATCAGAAAGTCCAAGAGATTGAAATCTCGCTGGAGGTAGGCTCGGAGGCTCCTCATATCAATGAGAAATGGCCTTCTGATATCCTGTTTTCATTAAATGGACATGATCTGGGGAAATGGACCAGTCCCGGCGATTTTGGCGTAATGCGCGGACGCCTGACCCCGGCCTGGTGGAATTCCGATGTGAACCAATACGGTCTGCTGAAGGTGCTGCGGGTAAACCGGGGGGGGACCTACATTGACGGACAAAAGATTTCGGCGGTTACGCTGGATGATGTATGCTGGCAGCAGGATCAATGGACCTTCAGGCTTACAGCGGAGGACTCGACCCGAAGGCGTGGAGGACTGACGCTATTCGGCCGCGGCTTCGGAAATTATGAGCAGGATATTGTTTTTCGGGTGTATTATGAGTAG
- a CDS encoding HAD hydrolase family protein, with translation MARQAYITDLDGTLLTSEQKLTDYTIQVITAAMEKGAVISFSTARGFISAASVVSEIAWKYPLILYNGALIYDGMSGKVIDGYWLDHFISKEIISIGRQLGGMTPFYFSLDENDRERVLHEPLKRMGDVVFFNSRPGDERFREVDKLECPAEHRTLIITYIGLLEELQPVHQAVQHRFGDKLQIHFMKDLYITDHYFLEFSHPQGNKSDGLKLWAQHMGLEPQDITVFGDHLNDLGLFAAAGTRIAVQNAQPEIKALAHQVIASNNEDGVARFLEKTLMFKKELIPGE, from the coding sequence ATGGCAAGGCAGGCTTATATTACGGATCTCGATGGGACGCTGCTCACCTCAGAACAGAAGCTTACGGACTACACAATTCAAGTAATTACAGCAGCAATGGAGAAGGGGGCGGTTATCAGCTTCTCAACGGCCAGGGGCTTCATTAGTGCAGCCAGTGTAGTTTCGGAAATTGCCTGGAAGTATCCGCTTATTCTTTATAATGGCGCCCTCATTTATGACGGGATGTCCGGGAAGGTGATAGACGGATACTGGCTGGATCACTTTATTTCTAAGGAGATTATCAGCATCGGGCGGCAGCTTGGCGGGATGACCCCATTTTATTTCTCGCTGGATGAAAATGACCGTGAGAGGGTGCTTCATGAACCACTTAAACGCATGGGAGATGTTGTGTTCTTTAACAGCCGTCCGGGGGACGAGCGGTTTCGGGAGGTGGACAAGCTGGAATGCCCCGCAGAACACCGGACTTTGATTATCACTTATATCGGCCTGCTGGAAGAGCTTCAGCCTGTTCATCAGGCGGTGCAGCACAGATTCGGAGATAAGCTGCAAATCCACTTCATGAAGGACTTATACATAACAGATCACTATTTCCTGGAATTCAGCCATCCCCAAGGCAACAAAAGCGATGGACTCAAGTTGTGGGCGCAGCATATGGGGCTTGAACCGCAGGATATTACTGTATTCGGTGACCACTTGAATGATCTGGGACTGTTCGCTGCCGCCGGAACAAGGATTGCCGTACAGAACGCCCAGCCGGAGATTAAAGCATTGGCACATCAGGTCATCGCCTCAAACAACGAAGATGGTGTAGCCAGATTCTTGGAGAAAACTTTGATGTTCAAAAAGGAGCTGATACCAGGTGAGTGA
- the lepB gene encoding signal peptidase I has translation MKKFLKQWVPSIAIGIILSLFIRSYVAEAMRVPTDSMVPTIKVDDRLLVEKMLWLTTLKHGDIVVFNPPVAGDEQKKYVKRLMGLPGDTIEIKDGALFRNGEKINEPYLKETMNYTFGPVTVPEDHYFFLGDNRNISYDAHLWANPFVAKDKLIGKVVADVNDLF, from the coding sequence ATGAAAAAATTTCTGAAGCAGTGGGTTCCAAGTATCGCAATTGGTATAATCCTGTCCTTATTTATCCGTTCTTATGTTGCTGAAGCAATGAGGGTTCCGACCGATTCCATGGTTCCTACGATAAAAGTGGATGACCGGCTGCTGGTAGAGAAGATGCTCTGGCTGACCACGCTGAAGCATGGCGATATCGTTGTGTTTAATCCGCCGGTCGCCGGTGATGAACAGAAGAAATATGTCAAACGTTTGATGGGCCTTCCGGGTGACACGATCGAAATTAAAGACGGTGCCTTATTCAGAAACGGTGAAAAAATCAATGAGCCTTATCTAAAAGAAACCATGAACTATACCTTTGGGCCGGTTACTGTTCCAGAGGATCACTATTTTTTCCTTGGCGACAACCGGAATATCAGCTATGATGCTCATTTGTGGGCGAATCCCTTTGTAGCCAAGGATAAGTTGATTGGTAAAGTAGTTGCCGATGTGAACGATCTTTTCTAG
- a CDS encoding DUF4362 domain-containing protein translates to MKIVKGIIVVETLIIGVLLGLLLAVSQPAARDQPNLITHFDQTDLDRVKEMIHRFEEGQGDNLTFLQWGIDSGPFIYDFYNDGQVLHLMVDQTRDYMSANPVKTEYVCRAIELTESDDFYKVELSDCRNYPPDQRIPMVSFPKENL, encoded by the coding sequence TTGAAGATCGTTAAGGGTATTATTGTGGTCGAGACGCTGATTATCGGCGTTTTGCTGGGGTTGCTGCTGGCTGTCAGCCAGCCTGCTGCAAGAGATCAGCCGAATTTAATTACCCATTTTGACCAGACTGACCTGGATAGAGTCAAAGAAATGATTCACCGCTTTGAAGAAGGCCAGGGAGATAATCTGACATTCCTGCAATGGGGAATAGACAGCGGGCCGTTTATATATGACTTCTATAATGACGGACAGGTGCTGCACTTGATGGTAGACCAAACCAGGGATTACATGAGTGCAAACCCGGTAAAGACAGAATATGTCTGCAGAGCCATTGAGCTCACTGAGAGCGATGATTTCTATAAGGTTGAGCTGTCTGATTGCCGGAACTATCCCCCAGACCAGCGAATCCCGATGGTTTCCTTTCCCAAGGAGAACCTGTAA
- a CDS encoding NUDIX domain-containing protein — MPISEYYRGLRSKVGTDLLLVPSVAAVIRNEAGEILFIRKGGESLWGMPAGAVEPGETPSRAVRREVFEETGLMVTPERIIGVFGGAKYAYEYSNGDRVEYSVTVFECSIVKGTPRSMDGECEELRFFSDKELPQIAIPFPPEIFRRESGTVKTIFE, encoded by the coding sequence ATGCCAATATCTGAATACTACCGCGGGCTGCGCAGCAAAGTGGGGACAGATCTGCTATTAGTGCCTTCTGTTGCGGCAGTCATACGTAATGAGGCAGGAGAGATCCTCTTTATACGTAAAGGCGGAGAATCACTCTGGGGAATGCCGGCAGGTGCAGTGGAGCCTGGGGAAACGCCGTCCAGAGCGGTCCGGCGCGAGGTTTTTGAGGAAACGGGACTCATGGTAACACCGGAGCGGATCATTGGCGTATTCGGCGGTGCAAAATATGCATACGAGTACAGTAATGGAGACCGTGTAGAGTATTCAGTTACTGTCTTTGAGTGCTCGATCGTTAAGGGTACGCCGAGAAGCATGGATGGGGAATGTGAGGAACTCAGGTTTTTCAGTGATAAAGAGCTTCCGCAGATTGCTATTCCCTTTCCGCCGGAGATATTCCGCCGGGAATCCGGTACAGTAAAAACGATTTTTGAATAA
- a CDS encoding DUF4265 domain-containing protein, with protein sequence MPDTVGLHICFDEQGREIEVLDVTPVAQDKYRIEETPIFNPCITLGDIIRVTEKQGISYYVETVQKSAYRRYAWLLSKEAAGSPEIREMKQRVKENGGKWEQIFGGLLVIHMPKNTVIDTDAEMSRILAKFEL encoded by the coding sequence ATGCCGGATACAGTAGGACTACATATCTGTTTTGATGAACAGGGGCGTGAGATTGAGGTGCTCGATGTGACTCCCGTGGCGCAGGATAAATACAGGATCGAGGAGACACCGATTTTCAATCCGTGCATTACACTGGGAGATATTATCCGGGTAACAGAGAAACAGGGCATTTCGTATTACGTGGAGACAGTGCAGAAATCCGCTTACCGGAGATATGCCTGGCTGCTCAGCAAAGAGGCGGCAGGTTCCCCGGAGATCAGGGAGATGAAGCAGCGGGTGAAGGAGAACGGCGGAAAATGGGAGCAGATCTTCGGCGGTTTGCTCGTTATCCACATGCCCAAAAATACCGTGATCGACACGGATGCGGAAATGTCGCGAATACTTGCAAAGTTCGAACTCTAA
- the arfA gene encoding arabinosylfuranosidase ArfA — protein sequence MTIRSTMIVDKDFKLAEVDPRVYGSFIEHLGRAVYGGIYEPGHPTADEQGFRGDALQAIRALNVPIIRYPGGNFVSGYNWEDGVGPKAERKRSLEIAWWTTETNQVGTNEFADWARLVGSEVMMAVNLGTRGIDAARNLVEYCNHPSGSYYSDMRIAHGYKTPHGFKTWCLGNEMDGPWQIGAKTAVEYGRLANETAKAMRWVDPTIELVACGSSGRGMSTFAEWEATVLDLSYDNVDYLSLHAYYNNNDGDTPNFLAQSLDLDQFIDSVAATCDYIKAKKKSKKKIYLSLDEWNVWKSQGTSRAEQLWQIAPPEFEDVYTLEDALVVGCCLISLLKHADRVKMACIAQLINVIAPIMTENGGPLWLQTTYYPYMHASVYGRGTVLHPLITSPKYDSKSFTDVPYLEAVSVYNEELGEVTVFAVNRHLSEGLELAVDLRSFGATTVLQHTVLEHEDIYAANTRQNPGTVLPHDRGNASAEGGRVSALLPKASWNVIRLRVNP from the coding sequence ATGACAATACGGTCGACAATGATTGTGGATAAGGATTTCAAGCTGGCTGAGGTAGACCCCAGGGTATATGGTTCGTTTATCGAGCACTTAGGGCGGGCTGTTTACGGCGGGATTTATGAACCTGGACATCCTACAGCCGATGAGCAAGGCTTTCGTGGAGATGCTCTACAAGCTATACGTGCACTTAACGTTCCGATCATCCGTTACCCGGGCGGCAACTTTGTCTCCGGCTATAATTGGGAAGACGGTGTTGGTCCCAAGGCAGAACGAAAGCGTTCTCTTGAAATCGCCTGGTGGACGACAGAAACCAATCAGGTGGGCACCAATGAATTTGCCGATTGGGCCAGACTGGTCGGTTCAGAAGTTATGATGGCGGTAAATCTCGGAACCCGGGGAATAGATGCGGCCAGAAACCTGGTCGAGTATTGCAATCATCCTTCCGGCTCTTACTACAGCGACATGCGGATTGCGCACGGATATAAGACGCCTCATGGCTTCAAGACCTGGTGTCTCGGCAATGAGATGGATGGTCCGTGGCAGATTGGCGCCAAAACAGCGGTTGAATACGGCAGACTCGCGAACGAAACCGCCAAAGCGATGCGTTGGGTCGATCCTACGATTGAGCTAGTCGCCTGCGGCAGCTCAGGCAGGGGAATGAGCACCTTCGCGGAATGGGAAGCAACTGTTCTGGATCTCAGCTATGACAATGTGGACTACCTGTCCTTGCACGCCTATTACAACAATAATGATGGCGATACGCCAAACTTTCTCGCCCAATCGCTGGATTTGGACCAGTTTATCGACAGTGTAGCTGCTACATGTGACTATATCAAGGCCAAAAAGAAAAGCAAGAAGAAAATCTACCTCTCGCTTGATGAATGGAACGTATGGAAATCCCAGGGGACGAGCCGCGCTGAACAGCTGTGGCAGATCGCACCGCCGGAATTTGAGGATGTATATACATTGGAAGACGCGCTGGTCGTTGGCTGCTGTCTGATCAGTCTGCTGAAGCATGCGGACCGGGTGAAGATGGCCTGCATCGCCCAGCTGATCAATGTCATCGCACCAATTATGACCGAAAATGGCGGTCCGCTCTGGCTACAGACAACCTATTACCCCTATATGCATGCTTCCGTGTACGGCCGGGGAACTGTACTACACCCTCTGATTACCAGTCCGAAATATGATTCTAAGAGTTTCACTGACGTTCCTTACCTGGAAGCGGTTAGTGTCTATAATGAAGAGCTGGGTGAGGTGACGGTATTTGCCGTGAACCGTCATCTGAGCGAAGGCCTGGAGCTGGCTGTGGATCTGCGCAGCTTCGGCGCAACAACTGTGCTCCAGCATACCGTACTGGAACATGAGGATATTTACGCAGCCAACACCCGTCAGAACCCGGGAACCGTACTTCCGCATGATCGCGGAAATGCCTCAGCAGAAGGGGGGCGGGTCAGCGCGTTGCTGCCCAAAGCTTCCTGGAATGTTATCCGTTTGCGGGTCAACCCTTAG
- a CDS encoding GTP pyrophosphokinase yields MNTSNQIENFKQLKYELTRFMMIYKFALEEIETKIEILKQEFQMLHDYSPIEHTKSRIKSPESIMNKMLRKNSELSLPAVRSSIKDIAGLRITCSFISDIYQVSEMLQKQDDLKVLQVKDYIKNPKPNGYQSLHLLVEVPVFLSDCTEMVCVEVQIRTIAMDFWASLEHKIFYKYSQSVPEHLTRELKNAALKANELDLQMERLHREIKEIKDAQADEKVMEFQRIMINNQQFNLPANFMKLLGE; encoded by the coding sequence ATGAATACGAGCAACCAGATAGAGAATTTCAAGCAGCTTAAATATGAACTTACCCGCTTTATGATGATCTATAAATTCGCCCTGGAAGAAATAGAGACGAAGATTGAAATTCTGAAACAGGAGTTTCAGATGCTCCATGACTATAGCCCAATTGAACATACGAAGTCCCGCATTAAATCTCCTGAGAGTATTATGAACAAAATGCTTCGCAAAAACAGCGAGCTCTCGCTGCCAGCCGTACGGTCCAGTATTAAGGATATTGCCGGACTCCGCATCACCTGCTCGTTTATTTCTGATATCTATCAAGTCAGCGAAATGCTGCAGAAGCAGGATGATCTGAAAGTGCTTCAGGTAAAGGATTACATCAAGAATCCGAAGCCAAACGGATATCAGAGCCTTCATTTGCTGGTCGAAGTGCCCGTGTTCCTGTCGGATTGCACAGAGATGGTGTGTGTAGAAGTTCAGATCCGCACTATTGCTATGGATTTCTGGGCCAGTCTTGAACATAAAATTTTCTATAAATACAGCCAGTCGGTTCCTGAGCATCTGACCCGTGAGCTGAAGAATGCAGCGCTCAAAGCTAATGAGCTGGATCTGCAGATGGAGCGTCTGCACCGTGAGATTAAAGAAATTAAAGATGCCCAGGCCGATGAGAAAGTGATGGAGTTCCAGCGGATCATGATTAACAATCAGCAGTTTAATCTGCCGGCTAACTTTATGAAGCTGCTGGGTGAATAA
- a CDS encoding ribosomal maturation YjgA family protein: MVLGLSSRAYSEHLPRFVASHLGDALWAAMVYFGFRLLLGRRKLYISFVLSLSFSFMIEFSQLYQAIWINEVRATILGGLILGKGFIWVDFIRYSLGISGAYVLDRCCLRRIPPA; this comes from the coding sequence ATGGTTCTGGGTCTGAGCTCGAGAGCCTACTCAGAACATCTGCCGCGGTTTGTGGCAAGCCATCTGGGTGATGCGCTGTGGGCGGCGATGGTATACTTTGGTTTCCGGCTGCTGCTGGGCCGGCGCAAGCTGTACATCTCATTTGTATTGAGCCTTAGCTTCAGCTTCATGATCGAGTTCAGCCAGCTATATCAGGCAATATGGATTAATGAGGTGAGAGCAACAATCCTGGGCGGACTGATTCTGGGCAAAGGGTTTATCTGGGTGGACTTTATCCGCTATTCACTTGGGATTTCGGGCGCATACGTCCTTGACCGCTGCTGTCTCAGAAGAATACCGCCGGCATAA
- a CDS encoding lipid II flippase Amj family protein, translating into MVNSLIVVCLLTMIINTAETLSYSVRYAGVKLNKIAIALSLTGIIVLVSRTANMIQAPLTAKFVDYSNNADISFPLGNYLRIVMLASSLGTLIAIALFPTFVGLFSRVISKLEVEGSLPKLLSSVTVEQLKNTRKYIKRPGIKLPSFRYLGIPKRFIIMNIFVTGFYTVGVISSLYAGHLSPHLLATASNASGLINGLATIVLTIFIDPQLGIITHKATEQAEYRDQLGKIYVLLMFSRFLGTLLGQLVFIPAAHFISWMVQLI; encoded by the coding sequence ATGGTGAATAGCTTAATTGTGGTATGCCTGTTAACAATGATTATTAATACGGCTGAAACATTATCGTATTCGGTCCGCTATGCCGGGGTGAAGCTGAACAAGATCGCCATAGCTTTGTCTCTGACCGGAATTATTGTGCTTGTATCGAGAACAGCAAATATGATCCAGGCTCCGCTGACGGCAAAATTTGTTGACTATTCCAACAATGCAGACATAAGTTTTCCGCTCGGTAATTATTTACGGATTGTTATGCTGGCCTCTTCACTAGGCACATTAATCGCCATTGCGCTTTTCCCGACCTTTGTCGGCCTGTTTAGCAGAGTAATCTCCAAGCTGGAGGTGGAAGGCTCCCTTCCTAAGCTCCTGAGCAGCGTGACGGTAGAACAGCTTAAGAACACGCGCAAATATATCAAAAGACCCGGAATAAAGCTGCCCAGCTTCAGATATCTTGGAATTCCTAAGCGGTTTATCATCATGAATATCTTCGTTACCGGGTTCTATACCGTAGGGGTAATCTCTTCGCTGTATGCAGGGCATTTATCCCCCCATCTCCTGGCAACCGCTTCGAATGCCTCCGGTCTGATCAACGGACTGGCTACGATCGTGCTGACTATCTTTATTGATCCGCAGCTGGGAATTATTACTCACAAAGCCACAGAACAAGCAGAATACCGCGATCAGCTGGGTAAAATCTATGTGCTGCTGATGTTCTCCCGGTTTCTTGGAACATTGCTGGGCCAGCTTGTATTCATACCAGCAGCCCATTTCATCAGCTGGATGGTGCAGCTGATCTGA
- a CDS encoding SDR family oxidoreductase, with protein sequence MNQIQDLPYDQIALITGTSSGFGLLTALTLAARGYHVIATMRDLGRKEELIRHAEEADVLNRIHLMTLDVTDSESIESAVSAIMDRFGRIDVLVNNAGFAVGGFVEEVSMEEWRHQMDTNFFGLVEVTKAVLPVMRQQRGGSIINVSSVSGLIGFPGYAPYAASKYAVEGFSESLRQELLPFGIRVILVEPGSFRTSIWGKGIDGIRTSEDSPYNKQLTEVLRYSRRTAETAPDPRQVAELIGKLVFMRAPKLRYPIGKGSKVLSIGKALLPWKTLERFIAKSLSGMK encoded by the coding sequence ATGAATCAGATTCAAGATCTACCCTATGATCAAATAGCTCTTATTACTGGGACCTCCAGCGGCTTTGGATTGCTGACTGCGCTTACCTTGGCGGCAAGAGGATATCACGTGATTGCCACGATGCGTGATCTGGGCCGCAAAGAAGAGCTTATCCGTCATGCTGAGGAAGCTGATGTGCTCAATCGGATTCATCTGATGACGCTGGATGTCACAGATTCGGAGTCCATTGAATCGGCTGTTTCAGCAATTATGGACCGGTTTGGCAGAATTGACGTGCTGGTTAATAATGCAGGCTTTGCCGTCGGCGGGTTCGTAGAGGAAGTAAGTATGGAGGAATGGCGTCACCAGATGGATACGAACTTTTTCGGGCTGGTTGAGGTAACGAAGGCTGTACTTCCTGTGATGCGCCAGCAGCGCGGGGGGAGCATCATCAATGTCAGCAGTGTCAGCGGATTAATCGGCTTTCCCGGTTATGCACCCTATGCCGCGTCCAAGTATGCTGTGGAGGGCTTCAGCGAAAGTCTGCGCCAAGAATTGCTGCCCTTCGGTATCCGGGTCATTCTGGTCGAGCCCGGCTCCTTCCGCACGTCGATCTGGGGCAAAGGCATTGACGGAATCCGGACAAGTGAAGATTCACCGTACAACAAGCAGCTCACTGAGGTGCTTCGCTACTCCCGTCGGACCGCGGAAACTGCACCCGATCCCAGGCAGGTGGCTGAGCTGATCGGAAAGCTGGTCTTCATGCGTGCACCTAAGCTGCGTTACCCCATCGGCAAAGGCTCCAAGGTCCTGAGTATTGGCAAAGCGCTGCTGCCCTGGAAGACGCTGGAACGGTTCATTGCCAAATCCCTTTCGGGAATGAAATGA
- a CDS encoding putative ABC transporter permease, giving the protein MLSLDSHTVVIMSGQYFFYFMIYSFFGWVLEGAYNLYSQGSFRKEGFLKGPFKPMYGFAPLLLLAAQMLELPLPLFLGLALIIPSAVEYASGWLLKSAFHKQWWDYSSMPFQLHGHICLKFSLYWWVLATACIYLLQPLMELVYHLLEPVWVPGMPLIIILFSADLLWTFWSRRRTLRRLELGEG; this is encoded by the coding sequence GTGCTGTCGCTGGATAGCCATACTGTAGTTATTATGTCGGGTCAATATTTTTTTTATTTTATGATCTACTCTTTCTTTGGCTGGGTGCTCGAGGGAGCATATAATCTCTATAGTCAGGGAAGTTTCCGCAAAGAGGGGTTTCTCAAAGGGCCGTTTAAGCCGATGTACGGCTTTGCTCCCCTATTGCTGCTGGCTGCCCAGATGCTGGAACTACCACTTCCGCTGTTTCTGGGGCTTGCCCTGATCATACCTTCGGCAGTTGAATATGCTAGCGGCTGGCTGCTGAAGTCAGCCTTCCATAAGCAGTGGTGGGATTATTCGTCAATGCCGTTTCAGCTTCATGGCCATATCTGTCTTAAATTTTCTTTATACTGGTGGGTACTGGCCACGGCTTGTATCTATCTTCTGCAGCCGTTGATGGAGCTGGTCTATCATCTTCTGGAGCCTGTTTGGGTACCGGGAATGCCGCTGATCATTATACTGTTCAGTGCTGATTTGCTATGGACCTTCTGGTCCCGGCGGCGCACCTTGAGAAGGCTGGAACTAGGAGAAGGCTGA
- a CDS encoding HD-GYP domain-containing protein — protein sequence MKVHVTDLKPGDCLMTDTFNSVGLHILPSGTIVQREEISLLIRQRIEYVAIVARELPQTIEEQSHGLHDDFDQVIMNYESTFLEALSQGSFTPDLVDATLQPLLETLDKQKDVVSLLLLLDREDVDTYQHSLQVGLLSYYIATWLGYSKEERYKISRAGYLHDIGKSQVSLSILNNSGWLNAAEEEELKRHTAYGYDIIRRSMKDEATALVALQHHEYEDGSGYPANLRKNDIHPYTEIVTVADIYMKLTTSRLNRPKQGLVSVLRQVHEMGFGKLNGNVVQALTGHLLPGFVGKTVQLSNGETGTIVMNNALDIFKPLIKVDEDYRDLSRERSLTVDEVFI from the coding sequence TTGAAAGTTCATGTCACAGATCTAAAACCCGGCGATTGTCTAATGACTGACACTTTCAATAGTGTGGGCTTGCATATATTGCCCAGCGGGACCATTGTCCAGCGTGAAGAAATCTCCCTGCTGATCCGGCAAAGAATAGAGTATGTAGCAATTGTAGCCCGCGAGCTGCCGCAAACCATTGAGGAGCAGAGCCATGGTCTCCATGATGATTTTGATCAGGTGATCATGAATTATGAATCGACTTTCCTGGAGGCTCTTTCGCAGGGCAGCTTTACACCAGACCTTGTAGATGCTACACTGCAGCCGCTGCTGGAAACATTAGATAAGCAAAAGGATGTTGTATCCCTGCTGCTTCTGCTGGACCGTGAGGATGTTGACACCTACCAGCATTCGCTGCAGGTTGGCCTGCTGTCTTATTATATTGCAACATGGCTTGGTTACTCCAAAGAGGAGCGCTATAAGATCAGCCGTGCCGGCTACCTGCACGATATTGGCAAAAGCCAGGTGTCATTGTCCATCTTAAATAATTCGGGATGGCTAAATGCTGCCGAGGAAGAAGAATTAAAGCGCCATACCGCTTACGGTTACGATATTATCCGGAGATCCATGAAGGATGAAGCTACGGCACTGGTTGCGCTGCAGCATCATGAATATGAGGATGGTTCGGGTTATCCGGCCAATCTCCGCAAAAATGATATTCATCCCTATACTGAAATAGTTACTGTCGCTGATATCTATATGAAGCTTACTACGTCCAGGCTGAACCGGCCGAAGCAGGGGCTTGTGTCCGTGCTGCGCCAGGTGCATGAAATGGGCTTTGGCAAGCTGAACGGAAATGTAGTGCAGGCTCTTACAGGGCATTTGCTGCCAGGCTTTGTTGGCAAGACGGTGCAGCTCAGTAACGGGGAAACGGGCACCATTGTAATGAACAACGCTCTGGATATCTTCAAGCCGCTGATTAAGGTGGATGAGGATTATAGGGATTTATCACGCGAGCGCAGTCTGACGGTTGATGAAGTTTTTATCTAG
- a CDS encoding Dabb family protein has product MYEHLVVFKFNSNYEPQTEELLVQTLLRLKEQIPGIVGLTAGVNVTEETGNIHGYTLGLRVTFTDQEALRQYGPHPAHQAFVAMLEGIIENVVVVDYPVTG; this is encoded by the coding sequence ATGTACGAGCATCTGGTTGTCTTTAAATTCAACAGTAATTATGAACCGCAAACAGAAGAGCTGCTGGTGCAGACACTTTTGAGGCTGAAGGAACAGATACCAGGGATTGTCGGATTAACGGCAGGAGTAAATGTGACAGAGGAAACGGGGAATATTCATGGATATACGCTGGGGCTTCGCGTGACCTTTACAGATCAGGAAGCCCTACGTCAATATGGGCCGCATCCGGCCCACCAGGCGTTTGTGGCTATGCTAGAGGGAATAATCGAAAATGTCGTTGTTGTAGATTACCCGGTTACAGGCTAA